One Coffea eugenioides isolate CCC68of chromosome 2, Ceug_1.0, whole genome shotgun sequence genomic window, AGATGATTCTAATGAACTGCAATTATACAGCATGCAACACGTCAGTGTGCAAGAAAAAGGATAACAACTATGAAGAAAAACATGCATATACAAGAATGCACTCGACAAGTGGTCTGACTGACAAATATCATAGTATATATTATTGAAAACCAATATAACAATAGCTGAAAGTACTAATATTCTCAACAAAATTTCCCTTGGCATGTAGTCAAACCCCAAACATTATGACAAGGATTTAGCAAGCTGTTTCGTGATGCATCCTTAACCACCAAATAATCAAGTATAATATATGAAGAGGATCAAATGACTAACAGCATTACCGTTGTGAAAAGCTGACTCCTCGTCCGTAGAGGCTGCAGCAAATAAATCCAAAATGATTAGAAACTCTAGCAAGATTGAAgttcaaaatcatttttcataGTCTTGTAGCAAAGAAATTGATAATAATCAGCATAATTCTACAACAACCAAGAGATAATGGCAACAAAAAAATGTTCTGATGGAGTGAGAAAATTTTAAATGCAGAGAGAATTATGTCCTTATATCAAGAATATACAAATTAAAGTAAAAAGATCCCATAATGACAAAGGTGAACTTCATTGTCATAATTGAAGGACAATAAAGTTATTCTAGCACATGATTCACTTGTGATCTTCGATAATTCATtatatgatttaaaaaaaaaaagaagggtaCTTATCACCAGCAAGAGAAGtattagttttttatttatCACATCATAACACTTACAGCTTCTGTACAACCAAGTAAGAGGCTAACTAAGAGCTTCCATTGCATAAATGCTTCCAGTGACTGCCCCATCTGCATATTCACAAGTCAACTTGATAGGTTACATTAGCCATTACAATTATCTAAAAAGATATAAACAAATGAAAAGTGACGAAGATTGATTTAATCATACCAGAAATGCAATAAATGCAAATTGCAGCTCTGCTAGAAGCAAGTCTTCTGTACCACCATAATCTTGCACCAATAAGCTCTCCAGTAGCTGGGTCTATTTAGACAGAGTAGCCATTTTCTCGGTAAGCCTAATAGCATATTCAAGAATCAAGATATTCAGCAAGTTTCATGCTAGAATGATTCAAGAAACACCTTGTCAAGATTCAAACTGGTTAGCTCCTCCGCACAAATTCCTTTGTGCTTGATAAGGCGCGGAATTGGTGTGTAGTAACAACCCTTCCTTTGAGAATTTTCTCCTGGCTCTGAAAACTTACGGGTCTTTAATTGCTCAGCTAAAGCTTTTTCCATTGCTGTCTTGGGACTGTTTCCAATCATGTCAACTTCACATGCAACTGTAATTTCCCCTCCAATTGGTTCTGTGAATTTAGAAAAACAATTAAAGACAGTAACAACAAATTGAATGCAGAAAAACACTATAGATAACAGTTTCTTTATGAAGAAATCTCTATGCCTGGTATGAGAGTAGAATTGTCTTCAGTAAGTGAAGGCAAATGACATCAGTGAAATTCTAAATTAAATTTGCCTTATGACTACCCAACATCAATCATCtacatatatgtattatatgAAATGAATCGGATCCTACCCAAATATCTGTATATCCAATAACACTGGGAATAAAGATTAACTATGGGATCCAAAATTTCCAGTCTTCTTCCTCCATGTAATTAATTTGTGCTAGGATAATATGACATCTTGATACTGCACTTACACCATTTTTTCCCCACCTTTGGCTGGAGGAGTGGCCCAAGGAGGCAAGATGGTGGGAAAGTGTCATAGGCAGGAAAGATCTCATATTAAGTGAGATGTGAGCACATAGTTTCAGCAAACATAGGGTCCTAACAAGAAGAAAAGAGCCACAGAATTACCCCTACAATGGGCACAACAATGGACCAGTGTAAAGATTAAACTCTTTAAACATGCAAAGTGTCTGAACCATCTACCAAGCTACCTTATATAACCAAACAAGTATGTCTCGCTATGCATTACTTGGTGATATCCTTCATTCTAAATAGACCAGCATTCACATAAATAGACAGATGAAGGTACAAATAAGCTGCAATGCTTACCAATGCGTTCAATAGTGTCCTTTGTGATGTAGTTAGATAATCGCTTCCAATCCCCATATGCGCTTAAGGTATAAGGTCCCAGTTGTCTGTCAAACTCCATTCTTTTCACTGAATCACCATATCTCTCTTCCTGTAGCAGGATACGGTTAATTAACAGACAATGAGCCTAAAGAGTTCATCGGTTTCAATAAGATTAGCTACTTATGGTACCCCATGAACATTGTCCTCTTCCCTAGATGAGTAGCAGGCAAGAGTACCCCTAAAAATTTCGACAGGCTTTAACTAGTAAATCAAATGTAGAGGACATTTACGAGACGTCACAACACACTGACAGGCAACTTCCATGCATATAAATCACCAAGAAGGAAACGATCCATTTGGTTCAACAACATACCTCTTCTTCTGAGAGTTTGGTGAGCCGTTCTTCATTTTTGTCCCATTTCCGAACAATCACCTGTTATTATGTTATTTGGACATGACACAGATTAGCCCTATTCAGTTCACTTTAACACCAAAAGAAGACAGACTATGGTAAACCAACATTCCAGAACAATATCTCGAACCTATCAGCACTTTAAAAACCGAATACTCCAGCAATAATTCATACAAGATACAAGAATGAAAGACAGCAAGTTATCTCGAAACCTGAGAGGGCTGAGCATCCACAAAAAATCCAATAATCGGCGAGAACTGATTGCCTTCTCTGCAAACAGGGGAAAAGAATATCAGCTTCTGCAAAGTGGGAAAAGAACATCAACTTCATCCTTCAGGTCAATCGAAGAAGTGAAAAAATGAGAACTGTTTAAAAGAAGAAGGGCAAGTACAAAATCACCTATTGGATGAGCTACAGTACACAAAATGAACACCAGGAGGAATCATTTTAATGCCCTTGAAATTCGGACCCGAAGAAAACATCTGCAAAACATATTCAAGCAACTGGAGTCTCAAAGCTAAAGAACTCCTCATcaatttaccaaaaaaattaagaacaaaaataaaaacaattaaagaGTTAAAATAGCATCAGAGTAGTGCCTGAGTATCAATGCCGATAAGTGTATACTGGGGAACGTCCAGCAGTAGAAGAGTAGCTCCGTGCTTAACCAACTCCAACGCTGTCTGTGGATCCATTTTTGTCTCCGATTATAAAAGGGTGCTGATTTCGTTGCTCGTAAAGGAAGATTTTTAGGGTTCTGTTACTTCTGGTACAGTGGTACTGGGAACATGATTTTTATCATCTGCTCGGGGAAGTTCGAGATGGTACTGAGGTACTATTACTCCGGCACGAGTCCAGAAATTTCTAATTCTCATGCAACCCCCAGTTTATATACTGCCGCCAATTTTTAATTCACACTTTTTTCGTCTATTTTCTGTATCATCGTTTCAGGTAAAGGCGTGCGCACAATGTTAGGCGCTCCTGTTTTAATGTTGCGCCTTCTGGTTATCGGTTGAGTCTAGAGAATCAGAATTTAATCGAGCTTGACGAGTCGAGTTGTAATGTAACTCGTGAGTCGACTTGATTTATTTGCCTTGGTCAAAACAGTAAAGCAAAATAGTTCATGTTCTGACTCTACAAAACTTTTGCTCCTATATTGCTATTTATGTCCTTGAGATATGTTCTTTTTCTACGGAAAACTAGGTGAGAAGTACCATGCATCGGGCGAGTGTTTGGTGTACGTGGTTAAAGAGAATTTTTCATTGAACAAATAataatacatttaaaaaaaGTAGTCATCAAATATGACAAATCTAATAATAGTACATTCTAATTGTAGCACATACTTGTATATTTTGCTTTATTAATGCTTTTATAATTTTACTATATCCAAAAGACCTCTACAGATGTCAGTTGAAAATTACCAAAGAGGAGACATAAGTTGTTTTAAACAAAGGAATACCCTCCAACTAGTTATTGCACAACATGTTTATATGTCTTTGTGTTAATTGCACAATAAAAATCACACTTCAATTAAATGTGTCTATAACACCATTTCAATAATTACACCAATACATAAGCTTATATGAGTTATATTCGATGTAAAAAGGGTTGCAAAATAatttcatattccaaaaatacccAAATGTCTTCataaatcaaagttttaaatgTACAAaaatgagggtattttggtaAATATACCTAAATACATGGTGCCTTCAATTATaacaaaagttttaaaaaactTACACAACATTTCACATTTCCAAAATATCCCTATCCATGCAGTTGAAATTCAAACTTCCCGTTAACcacaactcattcttatatagtataaggatttTACGATCTCTTTTGAATATTATGTTTTGCTACAGTTCAAACTCTTGAAATTGTTTTTAGAGTTGATATCTCTTTTTACACATCTAACAGAGAATTGATATTTATCAATATGTtcttaaaaatatatatatatttatcagTATGGTACTCAAAAGGCATGATAGAACTTCTCCTTTTCTATAGGTTAAGAAAGTAAATGATTAGTGTAATATGTCCAAAAGTTACATATTACTTGaccaacaaaattaaaaaataaaaagggcaATTAATATGATATCAAAACTATGATCAATCATCCGGCTGGCAGATAAAAAAGTTTGCACCGACTATGGGACCAGACCGAAATTGACGGCCTTCTTAGTTCTTAGGAAAACATGTTTCAGGCCCGTTCTCACCCATGAAGCAATTTTAGCATGCTCCGCGGACGTGTTACTTCAGCAACTGATTCAGAGTCCCACATAATCCTGCCTGCAACTGCATTGTTAGACAGTTTTTCAGGCGAATGTGATCACGACTTTAGATTAGAATTTAGCTATTCCATAGACAAAAATGGGCTCGCAATCTCAACtttcttttagttttaaaaTAGAATCATAACATGCACATTGTTTGGAATGTAGTATTGAAGAGTTGCTTTCAAAGTGAAAGGAGAGAAGGTCATTCATTAATCTCCTGAAAGCTACCCTACCTATGATTTTCTTCATCACCAATCATTTCGACTTGTTCATCTTTCGGTTTTTCCTCATATTCATGTTCGTATAACGTGTGGTAGGTTAGCCACAAAACCCAGTCAGAGATTCCACTGGATACTCATTGAGACAATCAAAAGAGGAAGATTCCATCATGTTCTCGACTTGTTCACATTGGCAGGTAGTGTTCCATCTTGTTTATTTCCAGAAGATCTTTTAGAcacttcatttatttttgtgcTGGCATAAGCCATTCAAGTTTGGCAAGCCTTCCTTCTGTGATATATCAAGCttacaattttttcttttttactgcAATGACTTGGTACCGTTAACGGCTCCTGTATCCATCAGAATGGTCCCAGAATAAATCTCCATTCTTACATCCATTCAATTGTATCTTTCTGCCTTGTATTTGGCTTCTGGGTTTCGAATGTCATCTTGACTCTGAATTAACCGAATCTCCAAACTGCTTGATTGGCAATCATATCCAGCCCTTCGATAATCATTTAATGTTCTCACAAGAAGTGCCTGTAGAAAGATAAAACAATAACCTAATAATCAAGTTGCAAAAAATAAAGTATCCAaggaaaaatgcctttttacaATCCAGATAAGTATTGTACAAGGCTAacataattatttatttatttatccagcTTTGGGTGTTTTCGCTTGTGTTACGGAGCATCAGCAGTTCATATACCACCAAATTATTAAAATGCAAAAGGTAGCAGCACCTAGATTGATACCTGTAAGCTTGATACAGCCAACTCTGCTGCTTTCTCAAGATTGTCAGGGTATCTCTAATAATATAAAAACAAGTTAAAATCAGAAACAAACAATTATGGAAGAAATACGGTAAAGGATTCGATTTAGGTAACTAAATATTACATTGCTCCATCCAAGTAACAATGCAGTCATTAGATCTCCAGTTCCCTGCAAGAAAGTGATTACATAATGAAAACGAGAGAGCTCTAAATCCAACTTAAGGTCGAAGAAAACAAATTCACAAATGCCGTGACATCTCAAATTTGTCCACATCACCCAGCAGCTCAAAAACATTAAATGTGTTTATTAACACAGAGTTCAGACCAAACAAACAAACATGAACAAATTAGCATTATGGTTCAGAATATAGTTCCAGCACAATCTAGCACAGACCATGTCTAAAGATTTGTATCCCATTCATTGAAAATGGGGATATTAAGGTTTCTCGAACCAACTTTGAATTTATGGTCTTTCTCAGACCCGTCTACCTACAGTTTCCAATGTCTTATAGTTAAATCTTCTAGCAACTTCGCAAACTGGCTTTCCAAGTGTGAATGGTTACCATGAGTTTGAGTTCTTTCTGCGATGAAACAACTCTGTTGTGATCAGATGAGTACTGTTATTTCCTTATTCCTTTACATAGATCAATTAGATCAAAAATCATATTCAGTTACACTTTATTCTCAGTTTTAGTATTCATATTCATCAAGAAATTATGGGTTGTAGCCTCATCCATAACAACTTTTTGAGCAACTCAAGTACTTCATGGATAAACCTGTCAAAAGATAGATTAACAAGAAACTGATGCATACCGTGAAATATGCAGGAATTTTGGGTATCGCAATCTTGAACTGCTCAGGAGGCAGGGCCTATCACAATCAAGTGCCAAGCAAATACGAATAAGTGCATAGTGATCTTACTCTGAACCGCCACATAAAATtcctagtgaaggaaaaattCATCCAAAGAATGACACCAAGAAATATGGAGAAAAGATAAACTTCCAGCTCTCTACATTCATATTTTCCATCAAGGTCCATAATGAATGAGAACTAGCAAATCGAATAACAAGAGAAATTAACCAGGTTCTCATCCTAAATCACTATAGCATCGACTGGCACAGAGCTATAGACCTTGTACATATCATCATAAAAAAGTCCGTCCTCACCTTCTCTTTTCTATGACTGCCAATAAGAATAAGATTCCCGTCCATGTTCATGCTTGTTATCACAACCTGATACAGGCCAAGAGCTTGAATGTTATAGAATTTTGCACAAAAGATTATGACATAATCTTATATAGATCTTGAGtggtaaaatatatattttttttaacacgAAAATACATGCATGTCAGATTGATTTGTAACTTCTTTGTATGTGAATTGTGTTTTAACTGATCAAAAAGTCAATTATTTCTTATGAGTTTCCACAAAGCATAGCTAGTGATTTCCAATTACAAAAAATTACCCCTCCCAAACACAATAAAAGCAGGAAGAAATGGTCAAAGGAAAGGGTAGCATATGAAAGGCATTAGACAAAAGCCCTACAGTGGGTAACTGACTACATATGCATCAATAAATGTGTCCCTATGGGTGGTTGTATACATGCATAGAGACATACAACACTCTTGATGAATTTCTATAAACTGATAAATTCACACAATTTCAAATAGACATACAATAAAGCGGAGAAAAGAGTGTGTGTCGCTAACTCTTatcaaattttgtaaaagaTAATGAGTTTGTTTAGATAGGAAgctatttgaaataattactgtagcatttttgtgatatgatgtatgtgagataaaaagatggttggaaattgtgtgtatgatgcaagcaaaacgaaatttgaaatttttatttgaaactcttgcaatccaaacacacccaatGTTTgttgaaaagagaaaaatcaggAGAAAGAAATATGCATTACAACAGAATATGAAGTACTGCTCAGGCATTACTAGGATTGAACAATTCAAAAAGAAAGTGCTTACCTGCTCCAACTAATCCATTTAGatggaaagattttttttttaaaaaaaaaaagcttttttTCAGTCTCTATAAAGCAAATAATGGAAGAAGTTTCTTCTCCAAATTATCATCTCAGGAAAGTAGCAAGCTGTAAAATATATTCTTTATCCTTCGAGCA contains:
- the LOC113761996 gene encoding protein AAR2 homolog isoform X2, whose product is MDPQTALELVKHGATLLLLDVPQYTLIGIDTQMFSSGPNFKGIKMIPPGVHFVYCSSSNREGNQFSPIIGFFVDAQPSQVIVRKWDKNEERLTKLSEEEEERYGDSVKRMEFDRQLGPYTLSAYGDWKRLSNYITKDTIERIEPIGGEITVACEVDMIGNSPKTAMEKALAEQLKTRKFSEPGENSQRKGCYYTPIPRLIKHKGICAEELTSLNLDKTQLLESLLVQDYGGTEDLLLAELQFAFIAFLMGQSLEAFMQWKLLVSLLLGCTEAPLRTRSQLFTTFIRIIYYQLKYGFLKDHQNTAIAEKGALALLDESWLSADSFLHHLCKDFFSLVLEAQVVDGELLSWFAPVVEMLDESFNDGAPVS
- the LOC113761996 gene encoding protein AAR2 homolog isoform X1, which encodes MDPQTALELVKHGATLLLLDVPQYTLIGIDTQMFSSGPNFKGIKMIPPGVHFVYCSSSNREGNQFSPIIGFFVDAQPSQVIVRKWDKNEERLTKLSEEEEERYGDSVKRMEFDRQLGPYTLSAYGDWKRLSNYITKDTIERIEPIGGEITVACEVDMIGNSPKTAMEKALAEQLKTRKFSEPGENSQRKGCYYTPIPRLIKHKGICAEELTSLNLDKTQLLESLLVQDYGGTEDLLLAELQFAFIAFLMGQSLEAFMQWKLLVSLLLGCTEAPLRTRSQLFTTFIRIIYYQLKYGFLKDHQNTAIAEKGALALLDESWLSADSFLHHLCKDFFSLVLEAQVVDGELLSWTRKLKELLEDSLGWNFRQNSAVDGMYFEDDDEFAPVVEMLDESFNDGAPVS